A single region of the Streptomyces sp. NBC_00236 genome encodes:
- a CDS encoding GbsR/MarR family transcriptional regulator, producing the protein MSSESADTHEPNGAAQGREDRDAEAVSRFVERFASEMTEAGMQRMASRVFAALLADDDASMTSAELALALQISPAAVSGAINYLTQVSMVGRERDPGSRRDRYRLHNEIWYTTFASRDRVLTRWENTLRDGARTLGEHTPAGARIAETAAFFEFMQSELGAMMDRWEEHRKTLDLPTAEGARDA; encoded by the coding sequence ATGAGCAGCGAATCCGCAGACACGCACGAGCCGAACGGCGCCGCCCAGGGGCGCGAGGACAGGGACGCCGAGGCGGTCTCGCGGTTCGTCGAGCGGTTCGCGTCGGAGATGACCGAGGCGGGGATGCAGCGGATGGCATCCCGCGTCTTCGCCGCGCTGCTCGCCGACGACGACGCCTCCATGACCTCGGCCGAGCTCGCCCTGGCCCTGCAGATCAGCCCCGCCGCCGTGTCCGGCGCGATCAACTACCTCACCCAGGTCAGCATGGTCGGCCGCGAGCGGGACCCGGGCTCGCGCCGCGACCGCTACCGGCTGCACAACGAGATCTGGTACACCACCTTCGCCAGCCGCGACCGCGTGCTCACCCGCTGGGAGAACACCCTCAGGGACGGCGCCCGCACGCTCGGGGAGCACACCCCGGCCGGTGCCCGGATCGCCGAGACGGCGGCGTTCTTCGAGTTCATGCAGTCGGAGCTGGGCGCGATGATGGACCGCTGGGAGGAACACCGCAAAACCCTCGACCTGCCGACCGCCGAGGGCGCGCGGGACGCCTGA
- a CDS encoding ABC transporter ATP-binding protein: protein MTKAITVAGLHKSFGRTHALDGLDLAVESGEVHGFLGPNGSGKSTTIRVLLGLLRADSGAAQLLGRDPWRDAVELHRRVAYVPGDVTLWRNLSGGEVIDLYGRLRGGLDDTRRADLVGRFELDPTKKGRTYSKGNRQKVALIAAFASDVDLLILDEPTSGLDPLMEEVFQSCVTEARDRGRTVLLSSHILSEVESLCDRVSIIRAGRTVETGSLAGMRHLTRTNITAELADSPDGLAQLPGVHDLDIRGHQVSLQVDTDKLDAVLKSLSASGVRSLTSTPPTLEELFLRHYTTDAEQGTRQGAGVSAR from the coding sequence ATGACGAAGGCAATCACCGTGGCCGGACTGCACAAGTCGTTCGGCCGGACGCATGCGCTGGACGGGCTCGACCTGGCCGTCGAGTCCGGTGAGGTCCACGGCTTTCTCGGGCCGAACGGATCGGGGAAGTCCACCACCATCCGGGTCCTGCTGGGCCTGCTGCGGGCCGATTCCGGCGCCGCCCAACTGCTCGGCCGCGACCCCTGGCGCGACGCGGTGGAGCTGCACCGGCGCGTGGCGTACGTCCCCGGGGACGTCACGCTGTGGCGCAACCTCTCGGGCGGCGAGGTGATCGATCTGTACGGGCGGCTGCGCGGCGGCCTCGACGACACCCGGCGCGCGGATCTCGTCGGTCGGTTCGAGCTCGACCCGACGAAGAAGGGGCGGACGTACTCGAAGGGCAACCGGCAGAAGGTCGCCCTGATCGCCGCGTTCGCCTCCGATGTGGACCTGCTGATCCTGGACGAGCCGACCAGCGGGCTCGACCCCCTGATGGAGGAGGTCTTCCAGAGCTGCGTCACCGAAGCGCGCGACCGCGGGCGGACGGTGCTGCTCTCCAGCCACATCCTCAGCGAGGTCGAGTCCCTCTGCGACCGCGTCAGCATCATCCGGGCGGGCCGGACGGTGGAGACCGGCTCACTGGCCGGCATGCGCCATCTGACCCGCACCAACATCACCGCCGAGCTGGCGGACTCCCCCGACGGTCTGGCGCAGCTGCCAGGGGTCCACGACCTCGACATCCGGGGACATCAGGTCTCGCTCCAGGTCGACACGGACAAGCTGGACGCCGTCCTCAAGTCGCTCTCCGCATCCGGAGTCAGGTCCCTGACCAGTACGCCGCCCACCCTGGAAGAGCTCTTCCTCCGGCACTACACGACGGACGCGGAGCAGGGCACGCGACAGGGCGCGGGGGTGTCGGCGCGATGA